From Candidatus Neomarinimicrobiota bacterium, the proteins below share one genomic window:
- the brxF gene encoding BREX-3 system P-loop-containing protein BrxF, translating into MLIWFGIRIIYAEYTDYDMTDIKVNQIIRFLNTSEDLYHHLVFLVGESGSGKTFLLRETSNYFKTSIINVNLSVSKALLDLTPKQRSLKVPEILSGIIEDASSPAILDNLEILFDNDIKQDPFRLLQHLSRRYTILASWNGSVENGRLVYAKPGHPEFREYNPEDIQLICLD; encoded by the coding sequence TTGTTAATATGGTTTGGCATCAGAATCATTTATGCTGAATATACCGATTATGATATGACTGATATTAAAGTAAACCAAATAATACGATTTCTCAATACATCAGAGGATTTATACCATCATCTTGTCTTTTTAGTTGGAGAGAGTGGCTCAGGGAAGACTTTCCTTTTAAGAGAAACTTCCAATTACTTCAAAACATCTATAATTAATGTAAATCTGTCAGTTTCAAAGGCTCTCCTTGATTTAACTCCTAAACAACGTTCTTTAAAAGTACCAGAGATTTTATCTGGAATCATTGAAGACGCATCATCACCTGCAATTTTAGATAACCTTGAGATTCTATTTGATAATGATATTAAACAAGATCCGTTTCGTTTATTGCAACATCTTTCGAGAAGATATACTATCCTCGCATCATGGAATGGTTCTGTTGAGAATGGTAGACTTGTATATGCTAAGCCTGGACACCCAGAATTTAGAGAATACAATCCAGAAGATATCCAGTTAATCTGTTTGGATTAG